A region of Actinobacillus porcitonsillarum DNA encodes the following proteins:
- the lpxD gene encoding UDP-3-O-(3-hydroxymyristoyl)glucosamine N-acyltransferase, with protein sequence MATFRLGDLAEHIGGTLRGDTDLAIQSIAALDKANASQITFISNAKYRENLTACQAGAIIVSQDDVAFCREDQNLVIVANPYVAYALLAQYMDSTPKAASQIHPSAVISPDAILADNVSVGANAVIEAGVKLAEGVTVGAGCFIGQNSEIGARTQLWANVSVYHNVKIGADCLIQASAVIGSDGFGYANDKGQWIKIPQTGGVIIGNRVEIGACTCIDRGALDPTVIEDNVIIDNLCQIAHNVHIGYGTAVAGGVIMAGSLKVGRFCQIGGASVLNGHMEICDGAIITGMSMVMKPITEKGIYSSGIPAQTNKEWRKTAALTMNIDKINERLKAVEKKLA encoded by the coding sequence ATGGCAACTTTCCGTTTAGGTGATTTAGCGGAGCATATCGGTGGCACTTTACGGGGTGACACCGATTTGGCTATTCAAAGCATTGCCGCATTAGATAAAGCAAATGCTTCGCAAATTACATTTATTTCAAATGCAAAATACCGTGAAAATTTAACCGCTTGTCAAGCTGGTGCAATTATTGTCAGCCAAGATGATGTGGCTTTTTGCCGTGAAGACCAAAATTTGGTGATTGTAGCAAATCCGTATGTTGCTTATGCTTTACTGGCTCAATATATGGATAGCACGCCTAAAGCTGCTTCTCAAATTCATCCTTCGGCAGTGATTTCTCCTGATGCGATTTTAGCGGATAATGTGTCAGTAGGCGCAAATGCGGTAATTGAAGCTGGCGTAAAATTAGCAGAAGGCGTAACGGTTGGCGCAGGTTGTTTTATCGGACAAAACAGTGAAATTGGTGCTCGCACTCAATTATGGGCAAATGTTTCTGTTTACCATAATGTTAAAATCGGCGCAGATTGCTTAATTCAAGCTTCCGCAGTGATTGGCTCGGACGGTTTTGGTTACGCTAACGATAAAGGGCAGTGGATTAAAATTCCTCAAACCGGTGGCGTCATTATTGGTAATCGAGTTGAAATTGGTGCTTGTACTTGTATTGATCGTGGCGCATTAGATCCAACCGTGATTGAAGATAACGTCATTATTGATAACCTTTGCCAAATTGCGCATAACGTTCATATTGGTTATGGTACAGCGGTTGCTGGTGGGGTGATTATGGCTGGTAGCTTAAAAGTGGGACGTTTTTGTCAAATTGGTGGAGCGAGCGTACTTAATGGCCATATGGAAATCTGTGATGGTGCGATTATTACCGGTATGAGTATGGTGATGAAGCCAATTACAGAAAAAGGCATTTACTCATCAGGAATTCCTGCTCAAACCAATAAAGAGTGGCGTAAAACAGCAGCTCTTACAATGAACATTGATAAAATCAATGAACGTTTAAAAGCAGTTGAAAAGAAATTAG